One genomic region from Thermomicrobium sp. 4228-Ro encodes:
- a CDS encoding ABC transporter substrate-binding protein produces MARATRRTFLRSVVGSLIAGPLLAACGSSSDIPATAAPAGSPGPTVIATVSRSTPAAASGRVRIGYLPITDAAPLLLAHAKGYYQQQGLEADQPTMFRSWSQISEALQARQVDVVHLLMPISIWMRFGQQVPVKLVAWDHVNGSALTVAEQIERVEDLAGKTLAVPFWYSIHNVLIQMLLERAGLQPILRGDPSADERTVKLVVMPPPDMAPALANGSIAGYIVAEPFNALAEVQGAGKILRFSGDVWLDHACCVVVMHEEDVATRPEWAQAVVTAIVRAQRFARENRAEAARLLVKEGDRGYLPQPLEAIERVLSDHEHDRYVQEGVIRHPEWGAQRIDFRPYPFQSYTEALIEHLRRTRVEGNAGFLATLDPASAHAELVDDRFVRQALEAEGGPAVFDLPETLTRSERIEP; encoded by the coding sequence ATGGCGCGTGCAACGCGGCGGACGTTCTTGCGGAGTGTCGTGGGAAGCCTGATCGCGGGGCCGCTCCTTGCCGCCTGTGGGAGCAGCTCGGACATACCCGCGACGGCTGCTCCGGCAGGTTCGCCCGGCCCCACCGTGATCGCGACGGTATCCCGCTCCACGCCGGCGGCTGCGAGCGGTCGGGTGCGGATCGGCTACTTGCCGATCACCGATGCTGCACCGCTGCTTCTCGCGCACGCCAAGGGGTATTACCAGCAGCAGGGGTTGGAGGCCGATCAGCCGACGATGTTCCGGAGCTGGTCGCAGATTTCGGAAGCATTGCAGGCGCGCCAGGTGGACGTCGTCCATCTGCTCATGCCGATCAGTATCTGGATGCGGTTCGGCCAGCAGGTACCGGTGAAGCTCGTGGCCTGGGATCACGTGAACGGCTCGGCCCTGACCGTCGCCGAGCAGATCGAGCGGGTCGAGGATCTGGCTGGGAAGACGCTTGCCGTACCGTTCTGGTATTCGATTCACAACGTCCTCATCCAGATGCTCCTCGAGCGTGCCGGCCTGCAGCCGATCCTGCGCGGCGATCCTTCAGCCGACGAGCGGACGGTGAAGCTCGTCGTGATGCCCCCGCCCGATATGGCACCAGCTCTGGCCAATGGATCGATCGCCGGGTATATCGTCGCGGAGCCGTTCAATGCCCTCGCCGAGGTTCAGGGAGCGGGGAAAATCCTCCGCTTCAGCGGCGATGTCTGGCTCGACCATGCATGCTGTGTCGTCGTGATGCACGAAGAGGACGTGGCGACACGGCCGGAATGGGCGCAGGCGGTGGTCACCGCTATCGTGCGGGCGCAACGGTTCGCGCGCGAGAACCGAGCGGAGGCTGCTCGACTCTTGGTGAAGGAGGGCGATCGAGGCTACCTGCCGCAGCCGCTGGAGGCGATCGAGCGGGTGCTCTCGGATCACGAGCACGACCGGTACGTCCAAGAAGGCGTGATCCGCCACCCGGAGTGGGGTGCGCAGCGCATCGATTTCCGCCCCTACCCGTTCCAGTCCTACACAGAGGCGCTCATCGAGCATCTGCGGCGGACGCGCGTCGAGGGGAATGCAGGGTTCCTGGCGACGCTCGATCCGGCCTCGGCGCATGCTGAACTCGTCGACGACCGGTTCGTCCGTCAGGCGCTCGAGGCTGAAGGAGGGCCAGCCGTCTTCGATCTCCCGGAAACGTTGACGCGGAGCGAACGGATCGAGCCATGA